One window from the genome of Deinococcus reticulitermitis encodes:
- a CDS encoding transposase: AIQITLVQDNLNTHHGGSFYKFMSPQAAHRLVGRFEWVHTPKHASWLNMAELEFSALQRQCLNRRIPVLERLQSEVEAWVAARERAGVTLNWQFSTQVARRTLGRHYEAIRIK; encoded by the coding sequence CAGCCATCCAGATCACCCTGGTTCAGGACAACCTCAATACGCATCACGGTGGTAGTTTCTACAAGTTCATGTCGCCGCAGGCGGCCCACCGTTTGGTGGGCCGCTTCGAGTGGGTCCATACCCCCAAGCACGCCTCTTGGCTGAACATGGCGGAGTTGGAATTCAGCGCCCTGCAGCGGCAGTGCTTGAACCGGCGTATTCCGGTGCTGGAACGTCTTCAGTCAGAAGTCGAGGCCTGGGTGGCAGCGCGTGAACGCGCTGGCGTCACTCTTAACTGGCAGTTCTCCACCCAGGTCGCCCGACGGACGCTCGGACGCCACTATGAAGCCATTCGTATTAAGTGA